A window of Microbacterium sp. BK668 genomic DNA:
TCCCGCGCCGTGCTCGGCGGCATCCCGGACGGGCGGCCGCTGGCTCGCGTGAAGATCGATCAGGCTCGCGCGTATGCCGAGCACGGCACCCCGGTCCTCGACGAGGTGACGCAGCGCTATATCCTCCTCGCGGAGCGCGTGCAGAGCAACGACCTGGGCGTGCTCGTGGCGCTCGCCGAGGGAATGCGGCTCGGGGATGCGGACCCCGACCCCGATCGCCCGCCGCAGCAGCCCGTGCTCTTCGCCACCGGGTCCCACGACGACATCCTGGAGCGTTCGCGGACGCTCGCGGCCGCGGCCCCCCACGGCACGTTCTTCGAGATCCCCGGTCGTCACCACTTCAACGCCCCGGGCTCCCGCGCGTTCCGCCAGGAGGCGGTCGCCTTCCTCGGTCAGGCGTAGCGGCTAGGGCCTCGGCAGCACGGTCAGCACGCGCTGGATGTGCTCGCGGAACTCGCCCATGAAGCCGCGGAGGAACTCCTCCGTGCCCTCGTCGCGCACGGTGCCGTCGTCGTCGTAGTCGTCCGGGTCGAACTGGATGTAGGCCTCCGGTGCCGTCATCTGGCGGGCGTTGCAGAAGCTCAGCACCGCGCGCAGGCTCTGCTGGGCGAGCGCCGTTCCGAGCGACCCGATGGATGCCCCGATCACCGCCGCCGGGATGTGGTCGAACGAGTTGTGACCGTAGGGGCGCGAGGCCCAGTCGATCGCGTTCTTCAGCGCGCCGGGGATCGAGCGGTTGTATTCGGGGGTGACGAACAGCACGGCGTCGGACTGCCGGATCGCGTCCTTCAGCGCCCGCGCCTCGGCCGGGTAGTCCTGGTCGAAGTCCGGGCTGTAGAGGGGGAGATCGCCTATGCCGATCTCGGAGAACTCGAGGTCGTCCGGCGCGAGCGAAATCAGGGCCTTCGAGAGCCTCCGGTTGATCGAGGTCGACGACAGGCTGCCGACGAAGTATCCGACTCGGTACGTCATGGCGCGTCCTTTCCCGTTCTGGTGGGTCCAGGCTCCTCCCGGCGCCTCCGTTCGGGCACCCCCTTGCGCAATCGGCGCGCCTGTACGAAGGACCCGCGGTATCGCGCGGGACTACCGTGGCTCCCATGACGGATGCCGCGCCCCCGCCCGAGCCGTTCCGCTCGGTCACCCGCGCCGAACAGATCGCCGACCTTCGCGCACGGCTTCGCGCGACGCGCTGGCCCGACGCCCCCGCGGACGCGGGGTGGACCTACGGCATCGATCCGGGCTACCTGCGCGAGCTCGTCGCGTACTGGGCCGACGGGTTCGACTGGACCGCACAGGAGGAAGTGCTCAACCGCCTCCCGCGGTTCCGCGCGAGGGCCGGCGGGCTCGGCATCCATTTCCTGCACGCACGAGCCGTCGACCCTGCGACCGCGCCGATCCCCCTGATCCTGTGCCACGGCTGGCCGGACTCGTTCTGGCGCTACACGAAGGTCGTGGCGCTCCTCACCGACCCGGGGGCGCATGGCGGCGATCCGGCGGACGCCTTCGATGTCGTCGTCCCAGACATGCCGGGGTACGGCTACTCCGACCGGCCCTCCGGTCCCCCGCTGGACGCGATCGCGGTAGCGGAGCTGTGGGCCGAGCTCATGTCGACCCTCGGGTACGGGCGCTTCGGGGCGGCGGGCGGCGACATCGGCAGCCACGTCAGCCGCTACCTCGGGCTGAACCACCCCGACCGCCTCGTCGGAGTGCACCGCACCGATGCCGGCATCCCGGTCTACCCCGGCGATCCGTCCGACCTCACGCCGGAGGAGCGGGAGTGGATGAGGGATGCCGCGGCCTGGGGCGCGACCGAGGGCGCCTATGCGGCGATGCACCGCACGAAGCCGCAGACCGCTGCGGTCGGGCTCAACGACTCGCCGGCGGCGCTCGCCGCCTGGATCGTCGAGAAGCTTCGGGCGTGGAGCGACTGCGGCGGCGACGTGGAGCGTCGCTTCACGAAGGACGAGATCCTCACCGACATCTCGATCTACTGGTTCACCGAGACCATCGGCTCCTCAATCCGCCTGTACCGGGCCAACGCGGCGATCCCGCCCGCACAGCACGGTCGCCGCGTCGAGGTGCCGTCCGGGTTCACGCTCTATCCCGCCGACATCCTCCGCCCTCCCCGGGCCTGGCTCGAGCGGACGGCGAACGTCGTGCGCGTGACGGAGGCGCCGCGGGGCGGGCACTTCGCGGCATTCGAAGAGCCGGAGCACTACGTCGAGGAGCTGCGCGCGTTCTTCCGCCCGCTGCGGGCGCTGGCCGGGTGAGGCGCACTCGTGCGCCCAGCGCGAACACGGGCGACGCGGGCGGGCGGCGGATCGAAGATGGCCTCGTGGATGACGACGGATCGGTGCTCGACGCCTATTCGCGCGCAGTGACGGGGGTGGCGGCATCCGTCCTCCCCTCGGTCGCCGCCGTCACGGTGCGCACTCCCCGCGGATCGGGCGGGGGAAGTGCGGCCGTCATCTCGCCGGGAGGGCACCTGCTCACGAGCGCACACGTCGTGGCATCCGCCGGCTCGGTCTCGCTCGCCTTCGCCGACGGCACCGAGCTCGCGGCGGCCGTCGCCGGAAGCGACCCCCTGTCGGACCTTGCCGTGCTGCGGGCGGACGGCCCGACGCCTCGTCCTGTCCCTTGGGGCGACGCGTCGAACCTGCAGGTCGGGCAGCTGGTCGTGGCGCTCGGCAATCCGCTCGGTCTCGCCGGCAGCGTCACCGCCGGCATCGTCTCGGCGCTCGGGCGCTCGCTGCCGACACGCGCCGGCCGCGTCATCGACGAGGTCATCCAGACGGATGCCGCGCTCAACCCCGGCAACAGCGGCGGCGTCCTCGCGGACAGCCGGGGGCGGATGGTCGGCGTCAACACGGCGGTCGCGGGCGTCGGTCTGGGGCTGGCGGTGCCGATCAATCCGACGACGCGCGCCATCATCGACTCGCTGCTGCGAACCGGGCGCGTCCGGCGTGCCTGGCTCGGCGTCGCCGGGGCGCAGGTGCCGCTCGCGCCGCCCGTTGCGGCGAAGGTCGGTGCGCGAACCGGGATGCAGGTGTCGTCGGTGGTCGCGGGCAGCCCCGCCGACTCCGCGGGTGCCCGGCGCGGAGACATCGTGATCGCACTGGACGGTCAGCCGATCACGACCGTGACCGGAGTGCAGCGTCAGATGGTCGAACACGCCATCGGTCGACGGATGGAGATGACGCTGTGGCGCAACGGCGCCCTCGTCGACGTCGTGGTCGAGCCGCAGGAGCTGCGCACCCCCTGAACGGCGGCCGTCGCTCAGGAGCCATCGACGCTCGAGGTCGCGTGTCGTACCGTGGATGTTACGTAACACAGCTCGCCGTGGCGCGCCCGCGCGCTTACGCTTTGCTCGTGCTGACCTGTCGCTGTCGTCGCTTCGTGCGTGCCTAGGCATCCGCCTTCCTCACCGCATCCCGACCTCGACAGTCCCCGCGCGATCTGAAGCGCGGCCTCACACTTAGGAACCCCCGTGCGATACGCGCAGAGCGTCGCCGACCTCGTCGGCAACACCCCCCTGGTCCGCCTCGGCCGAGTCACCGCCGGCGTCGGCGCCACGGTGCTCGCGAAGGTCGAGTACTTCAACCCCGGCGGCTCGTCGAAAGACCGCATCGCCGCCAACATCATCGACGCCGCCGAGCGCGACGGCCTGCTGAAGCCCGGCGGCACGATCGTCGAGCCGACCAGCGGCAACACCGGCGTGGGTCTGGCGCTCGTGGCCCAGCAACGCGGCTACCGCTGCGTGTTCGTCGTCCCGGACAAGGTCGCCGAGGACAAGCGCGCCGTGCTCCGCGCCTACGGCGCCGAGGTGGTCGTCACCCCCACGGCGGTCGAGCCCGACGACCCGCGTTCGTACTACAGCGTCTCCGACCGTCTCACCCGAGAGATCCCCGGCGCCTACAAGCCGAACCAGTACGCCAATCAGAACGGCCCGCGCAGCCACTACGAGACCACGGGGCCCGAGATCTGGCGCGACACCGACGGCCGCGTGACGCACTTCGTCGCCGGCGTCGGCACGGGCGGGACCATCACCGGAACCGGCCGCTTCCTCAAGGAGGCCTCGGCGGGCGAGGTGCGGATCGTGGGCGTCGACCCCGTCGGCTCGATCTACTCGGGCGGTCCGGTGCACACCTACGACGTCGAGGGGGTCGGCGAGGACTTCTGGCCGGCCGCGTACGACCCGTCGGTGGTGGACGAGATCTATCGGATCAGCGACGGCGAGTCGTTCGCGATGACCCGTCGGCTCGCGCGGGAGGAAGGGCTGCTCGTCGGCGGCTCGAGCGGGATGGCCGTCGTCGGCGCACTGCGGGCCGCGCGAGATCTTCCCGACGACGCCGTCGTCGTCGTGCTGCTGCCCGACCACGGGCGCGGCTACCTCAGCAAAGTGTTCGACGATGACTGGATGACAGCCCACGGCTACTCCCTCACCACGAGCGCCGACGACACTGCGCCCGCTGCCGCTGAGCCGACCGCGAGGAGCAACGCGTGAGCGACGCGTCCGGCACCGGTTCCCCCGCCCGCGGCTTCGACAGCCTCGCCGTCCACGCGGGCCAGGCGTTCGATCCGACGACCGGCGCCGTCATCCCTCCCGTGCACTTCTCGACGACGTATGCACAAGACGGCATAGGCGGCTTGCGCAACGGATACGAGTACGGCCGGAGCGGCAATCCCACCCGCACGGCGCTCGAGAACCAGCTCGCGGCGATCGAGGGCGGAACCCGCGGCTTCTCCTTCGCGTCCGGTCTCGCCGCCGAGGACGCGCTGCTGCGCGCCGTGCTGAAGCCGGGTGACGACGTGCTGCTCGGCAGCGATGTCTACGGCGGCACGCACCGACTCCTGGCGAAGATCCTCGGGCCCTGGGGAGTCGGCCTGCGCATCGTCGACATGAGCGATCTGGATGCCGTCGCCGCCGCCCTCGCGGAGGGACACGCGCCGATCCTCTGGGTCGAGACGCCGAGCAACCCGCTCCTGAAGATCACCGACATCGCCGGTCTCGCCCGCGTCGGCCACGCCGCCGGCGCGCTGGTCGTGGTGGACAACACGTTCGCCTCTCCTGCGCTGCAGCGGCCGCTCGACCTCGGCGCGGACGTCGTCGTCCACTCGGCCACCAAGTATCTCGGCGGCCACTCCGACGTCGTCGGAGGCGCGCTCGTGCTCAAGGACGACGCCCTCGCGGAGAAGGTGAAGTTCCTGCAGTTCGCCGTGGGCGCCGTGTCGGGTCCGCTGGACGCCTTCCTCACCACGCGCGGGATCAAGACGCTCGGACTGCGGATGCAGCGACACAGTGAGAACGCGGCATCCGTCGCCTCATTCCTCCAAGGGCATGAACGGGTCGCGAAGGTGTACTATCCCGGCCTGTCCGATCACCCCGGTCACGAGATCGCGGCGCGGCAGATGAAGGCGTTCGGCGGCATCGTGTCGCTCGCCCTTGCCGACGGTCCGACCGCTCGCCGCTTCGCGGAGTCGACGCGCCTGTTCCAGCTCGCCGAGTCCCTCGGCGGGGTGGAGTCCCTCGTCAACTATCCCGACGAGATGACGCACGCGTCGGTGCGCGGGACGGAGCTGGCGGTGCCCGAGGAGATCGTGCGGCTCTCGGTGGGAGTCGAAAGTGCCGACGACCTGATCGACGACCTCGACCGGGCGCTGTCCTCGCTCTGACCCGGAGACGCCGCCGCTCCGCGGCGACTTAGACTGGAGGCATCCCGTCCGCCGCTTTTCCCAGGTCAGTCGTGTCAAGATCCAGCGCTCCGCGCACCTTCGAGGTGCGGCACGTGCAGCTCGCGCGAGCCGTCTTCGCGGCACTCGCGGCGGCGATGATCACGTTCTCGCCCGACCATTCCGCGGCTGTCGGGATGTCGGTGTTCAGCGGCTGGGCGATCGCCACCTCGCTGGTGTTCTTCGTGTCCATCTGGCTCGTCTACCCCGCCGGTTCGCGCTGGCCGTCGGTGCTGCTGGGCATCGTGACGGTGATCGCCGGCATGGTGGGCGGCGTCACGGCGTGGCGCACCACGGCGGTCTTCTTCGCCGTCGTGATCGTCTGGGCGATCCTCGCGGGCCTCGTGGAGACCGTGGCGGGGGCGCGGGCGCGCCGGGCACTGCGGGACACCGACGACATCGGCGCGCGGGGTGAGGCGCGCGACGCGCTGACGGTCGGGATCGTCACCGTTCTCCTCGGCCTCGGCATGCTGTTCGTGCCGACCCAGTACGCGCTCGACTACTACATCGAGGACGCGGGGCGGTCGTTCACCCTGACGGGCATCACGATCGGCGTCGGGATCTTCGGCGCCTACGCCGCGATCGTCGCGGTGTACCTGGCGATCGCCGCGTTCTCGCCGCGCAGGAAACCCGCCGACGTCACCGCCGACGCATCCGCCCAGACCGCGCCGACGGCGCCCGAACAGGGAGGTGCGGCGTGAGCGCCGACAAGCCCACCCGCCGTGACCTGATGAAGCCCGTGCAGCTGATCGGCCTCGCCTTCGGCGCGGCCGTCTTCACCGGCGTCGTCACGCTCCTCTCGATGGGGTTCTTCCAGCAGAAGCCCGGCGACGAGATCCAGCAGGCGCTGGTCGTCGCCGCGATCGCCGCCGGCGTCGCCTTCATCGTCGTCCTGCTGATCGTCTCGCTGCTGCTGCTCGCGGTCGACCCGGCGCAGATGGAGAGGGGTGTCGATCGACCCGTCCTCCTTCCCGACGAGGAGACCCCGCACGGCGCCGGCGACGGCGGGGCGGGTGCCGCGGCATCCGGTGACGACCTCCGCTGACCGCTGACCCGCCGGGCGAGCGCGTCAGCTCCCGCCGGGGTCGCCCGCTCCGTCCCCGTCTTCTTCGAGCACGTCGACGAGCTCGGACGCGATGCCGGTGTACGTCGCGGGGGTGAGGGCGAGCAGCCGCTCCTTCGCCTCCGCGCCGATGTCGAGTCCCCGGACGAACTCCGCGAGCTCGGGCGCCCCCACGCGACGGCCCCGCGTCAGATCCTTCAGGAGGGCGTACGGATCCGTGACGTGCGAGCGGCCCCGCACGACCTCGGCCCGGACGACCGTCTGGATGGCCTCGCCGAGCACCTCCCAGTTGCCGTCGAGATCCGCCAGCAGCACATCCTCCGCGAGCGAGATCTCGCCGAGACCGCGCTGCAGGTTGTCCAGCGCGAGCAGGGAGTGACCGAGCGCGACGCCGATGTTCCGCTGCGTCGTCGAGTCGGTGAGGTCGCGCTGCAGGCGCGATGTGACGAGCGTCTGCGCGAGGGTCGACAGGAGTCCGCCGGCGATCTCGAGGTTGGCCTCGGCGTTCTCGAAGCGGATGGGGTTGATCTTGTGCGGCATCGTCGAGGATCCGGTCGCGCCGGGCACGGGGATCTGGGTGAAGTAGCCGATCGAGATGTAGGTCCACACGTCGGTCGCGAGGTTGTGCAGGATCCCGCCCGCGTGGCGGATCCGGTCGTAGAGCTCGACCTGCCAGTCGTGCGACTCGATCTGGGTGGTGAGCGGGTTGAAGCCGAGGCCGAGCGACTCGATGAACTCCTGCGCCACGATCGGCCACGCGACGTCCGGCTCGGCGGCGAGGTGGGCGGACCAGGTGCCGGTCGCCCCGGAGAACTTGGCGAGGAAGTCGGATGCCTCGACCTGCGCCGCGACGCGCTCGAGGCGCCACGCGAAGACGGCGAGCTCCTTGCCCATCGTGGTGGGCGTCGCAGGCTGTCCGTGCGTGCGCGACAGCATCGCGGCATCCCGGTGCCGGACCGCCAGGGCGCGGAGGGCCGCGATGACGGCGCGCAGCTTGGGAAGCCAGACGCCTTCGACGGCGCGCTTGACGGTCAGCGCGTAGGCCGTGGAGTTGATGTCCTCGCTCGTGCACGCGAAGTGCGTGAGCTCGGCGATGCCGTCGAGCCCGAGCTGCGACAGCCGGTCGCGCACCAGGTATTCCACCGCCTTGACGTCGTGGCGTGTGATCGCCTCGCGCTCGGCGAGCCACCGGATCTCGTCAGGCCCGAAGTCGAGGTACAGCACCCGCAGGCGGTCCCTCTCGGACTCGTCGAG
This region includes:
- a CDS encoding alpha/beta hydrolase family protein; amino-acid sequence: MTPSALPMVAVPEPQYVMSAEGHRIATYAWGDELADTVLAVHGFASSCKDNWVDTGWVRDLTRAGYRVLGVDQRGHGLSDKPHDGQDYTMSALVADLQLVLDTYLLDTVHYVGYSLGGRVGWQLLVDAPHRVSRAVLGGIPDGRPLARVKIDQARAYAEHGTPVLDEVTQRYILLAERVQSNDLGVLVALAEGMRLGDADPDPDRPPQQPVLFATGSHDDILERSRTLAAAAPHGTFFEIPGRHHFNAPGSRAFRQEAVAFLGQA
- a CDS encoding NADPH-dependent FMN reductase, producing the protein MTYRVGYFVGSLSSTSINRRLSKALISLAPDDLEFSEIGIGDLPLYSPDFDQDYPAEARALKDAIRQSDAVLFVTPEYNRSIPGALKNAIDWASRPYGHNSFDHIPAAVIGASIGSLGTALAQQSLRAVLSFCNARQMTAPEAYIQFDPDDYDDDGTVRDEGTEEFLRGFMGEFREHIQRVLTVLPRP
- a CDS encoding epoxide hydrolase family protein, with the protein product MTDAAPPPEPFRSVTRAEQIADLRARLRATRWPDAPADAGWTYGIDPGYLRELVAYWADGFDWTAQEEVLNRLPRFRARAGGLGIHFLHARAVDPATAPIPLILCHGWPDSFWRYTKVVALLTDPGAHGGDPADAFDVVVPDMPGYGYSDRPSGPPLDAIAVAELWAELMSTLGYGRFGAAGGDIGSHVSRYLGLNHPDRLVGVHRTDAGIPVYPGDPSDLTPEEREWMRDAAAWGATEGAYAAMHRTKPQTAAVGLNDSPAALAAWIVEKLRAWSDCGGDVERRFTKDEILTDISIYWFTETIGSSIRLYRANAAIPPAQHGRRVEVPSGFTLYPADILRPPRAWLERTANVVRVTEAPRGGHFAAFEEPEHYVEELRAFFRPLRALAG
- a CDS encoding trypsin-like peptidase domain-containing protein, with protein sequence MDDDGSVLDAYSRAVTGVAASVLPSVAAVTVRTPRGSGGGSAAVISPGGHLLTSAHVVASAGSVSLAFADGTELAAAVAGSDPLSDLAVLRADGPTPRPVPWGDASNLQVGQLVVALGNPLGLAGSVTAGIVSALGRSLPTRAGRVIDEVIQTDAALNPGNSGGVLADSRGRMVGVNTAVAGVGLGLAVPINPTTRAIIDSLLRTGRVRRAWLGVAGAQVPLAPPVAAKVGARTGMQVSSVVAGSPADSAGARRGDIVIALDGQPITTVTGVQRQMVEHAIGRRMEMTLWRNGALVDVVVEPQELRTP
- a CDS encoding pyridoxal-phosphate dependent enzyme, yielding MRYAQSVADLVGNTPLVRLGRVTAGVGATVLAKVEYFNPGGSSKDRIAANIIDAAERDGLLKPGGTIVEPTSGNTGVGLALVAQQRGYRCVFVVPDKVAEDKRAVLRAYGAEVVVTPTAVEPDDPRSYYSVSDRLTREIPGAYKPNQYANQNGPRSHYETTGPEIWRDTDGRVTHFVAGVGTGGTITGTGRFLKEASAGEVRIVGVDPVGSIYSGGPVHTYDVEGVGEDFWPAAYDPSVVDEIYRISDGESFAMTRRLAREEGLLVGGSSGMAVVGALRAARDLPDDAVVVVLLPDHGRGYLSKVFDDDWMTAHGYSLTTSADDTAPAAAEPTARSNA
- a CDS encoding cystathionine gamma-synthase encodes the protein MSDASGTGSPARGFDSLAVHAGQAFDPTTGAVIPPVHFSTTYAQDGIGGLRNGYEYGRSGNPTRTALENQLAAIEGGTRGFSFASGLAAEDALLRAVLKPGDDVLLGSDVYGGTHRLLAKILGPWGVGLRIVDMSDLDAVAAALAEGHAPILWVETPSNPLLKITDIAGLARVGHAAGALVVVDNTFASPALQRPLDLGADVVVHSATKYLGGHSDVVGGALVLKDDALAEKVKFLQFAVGAVSGPLDAFLTTRGIKTLGLRMQRHSENAASVASFLQGHERVAKVYYPGLSDHPGHEIAARQMKAFGGIVSLALADGPTARRFAESTRLFQLAESLGGVESLVNYPDEMTHASVRGTELAVPEEIVRLSVGVESADDLIDDLDRALSSL
- a CDS encoding acyl-CoA synthetase → MSRSSAPRTFEVRHVQLARAVFAALAAAMITFSPDHSAAVGMSVFSGWAIATSLVFFVSIWLVYPAGSRWPSVLLGIVTVIAGMVGGVTAWRTTAVFFAVVIVWAILAGLVETVAGARARRALRDTDDIGARGEARDALTVGIVTVLLGLGMLFVPTQYALDYYIEDAGRSFTLTGITIGVGIFGAYAAIVAVYLAIAAFSPRRKPADVTADASAQTAPTAPEQGGAA
- a CDS encoding amino acid transporter, with amino-acid sequence MSADKPTRRDLMKPVQLIGLAFGAAVFTGVVTLLSMGFFQQKPGDEIQQALVVAAIAAGVAFIVVLLIVSLLLLAVDPAQMERGVDRPVLLPDEETPHGAGDGGAGAAASGDDLR
- the purB gene encoding adenylosuccinate lyase, coding for MSSSSALGIQPLSPLDGRYRAAVADLGDYLSEAGLNRARVEVEVEWLLALTDRSLFGTSPLDESERDRLRVLYLDFGPDEIRWLAEREAITRHDVKAVEYLVRDRLSQLGLDGIAELTHFACTSEDINSTAYALTVKRAVEGVWLPKLRAVIAALRALAVRHRDAAMLSRTHGQPATPTTMGKELAVFAWRLERVAAQVEASDFLAKFSGATGTWSAHLAAEPDVAWPIVAQEFIESLGLGFNPLTTQIESHDWQVELYDRIRHAGGILHNLATDVWTYISIGYFTQIPVPGATGSSTMPHKINPIRFENAEANLEIAGGLLSTLAQTLVTSRLQRDLTDSTTQRNIGVALGHSLLALDNLQRGLGEISLAEDVLLADLDGNWEVLGEAIQTVVRAEVVRGRSHVTDPYALLKDLTRGRRVGAPELAEFVRGLDIGAEAKERLLALTPATYTGIASELVDVLEEDGDGAGDPGGS